One window of Myxocyprinus asiaticus isolate MX2 ecotype Aquarium Trade chromosome 4, UBuf_Myxa_2, whole genome shotgun sequence genomic DNA carries:
- the LOC127433226 gene encoding protein Hook homolog 3-like isoform X2: MSALETVDRVELCESLLTWIQTFGVEASCSTVDQLTSGVAMAQVLQKIDVMYFTDAWISRIKPDVGDNWRLKTSNLKKILKGILDYNHEVLGQQITDFTLPDVNLIAEHADAAELGRMLQLILGCAVNCEQKQEYIQSIMMMEESVQHVVMTAIQELMSKEMPVSTGSDSYGDLDRQLKTTVEELNDALAIKEEISQRCHELDMQVAALQEEKGSLLAENQVLMERLNQSDSIEDLNSPAGRRHLQLQTQLEQLQEETFRLEAAKDDYRIRCEELEKELLEVRGQNEELTSLAEEAQSLKDEMDVLRHSSDKVSKLEAQIEVYKKKLEDLGDLRRQVKLLEEKNTSYMQNTVSLEEDLRKANTARGQLETYKRQVVELQNKLSEESKKADKMEFEYKRVKEKVDSLQKEKDRMRTERDSLKDTIEELKCVKAQECQLTSGLVPLGSNEASDSLAAEIITPEIRERLIRLQHENKMLKLAQEGSDNEQIALLKSLLEDANSRKNELESENRRVNQRLLTGQSQVEELQKSLQEHRSKLEDSVLMKRKCQEHLEKLRDATNELQKKSALIEDLENKHTSGARKIEELVDALKKKDEDMRQMEERYKKYLEKAKSVIRNLDPKQNQGSAPEVQALKNQLQDKDRMLHSLEKEYDKTKCQRDQEEKLIVSAWYNMGMALQKKAAEDRLASTGSGQSFLARQRQANSTRRAYPSHVQPTATSDVKA, encoded by the exons ATGAGCGCGCTTGAGACGGTGGATCGAGTTGAGTTGTGTGAAAGTCTCTTGACATGG ATTCAGACGTTTGGTGTGGAGGCGTCATGTTCAACAGTAGATCAGCTCACCAGTGGAGTCGCCATGGCTCAAGTACTGCAGAAAAT TGATGTGATGTATTTCACTGACGCTTGGATCAGTCGTATTAAACCTGATGTCGGGGATAACTGGAGATTAAAG ACCAgtaatttaaagaaaatattgaaAGGTATTCTGGATTATAACCATGAG GTGTTGGGGCAGCAGATCACAGATTTCACTCTTCCAGATGTGAACCTCATCGCAGAACATGCAGACGCAGCTGAATTGGGTCGCATGCTGCAGCTCATCTTAGGCTGCGCTGTTAACTGCGAACAgaaacaag AATACATCCAGAGCATAATGATGATGGAGGAGTCGGTCCAGCACGTCGTCATGACAGCCATCCAAGAG CTGATGAGTAAAGAGATGCCCGTGTCCACAGGAAGTGACTCGTATGGTGACCTGGACAGACAG TTGAAGACGACAGTGGAGGAGTTGAACGATGCGTTGGCCATTAAAGAGGAAATCTCTCAACGCTGTCATGAGCTCGACATGCAG GTGGCAGCTCTACAGGAAGAGAAGGGCAGTCTGTTGGCAGAGAATCAGGTGTTGATGGAGCGTCTCAATCAGTCAGACTCCATTGAGGACCTGAACAGTCCAGCGGGTCGCAGACACCTGCAGCTGCAGACGCAACTAGAACAGCTGCAGGAGGAGACATTCAG gttGGAGGCTGCTAAGGACGATTACCGCATCCGCTGTGAGGAGCTGGAGAAGGAGTTACTGGAGGTCAGAGGTCAGAATGAGGAGTTGACCTCTCTGGCTGAGGAGGCGCAGTCGCTCAAAGATGAGATGGATGTGCTCAG gCACTCGTCTGATAAGGTGTCTAAGCTGGAGGCTCAGATTGAAGTGTACAAGAAGAAGCTGGAGGATCTTGGAGATCTGCGTCGTCAGGTGAAGCTGTTAGAGGAGAAGAACACGAGTTACATGCAGAACACTGTGAGTCTGGAGGAAGATCTGCGCAAGGCCAACACCGCACGAGGACAACTGGAGACGTACAAGAGACAG GTGGTGGAGCTTCAGAACAAACTCTCTGAAGAGTCCAAGAAAGCAGATAAGATGGAGTTTGAGTATAAACGAGTGAAGGAGAAAGTGGACTCGCTTCAGAAGGAGAAAGAC cgtaTGAGGACAGAACGAGACTCTCTGAAGGACACGATTGAAGAGCTGAAGTGTGTTAAAGCTCAAGAGTGTCAGCTGACATCAG GTCTGGTGCCGCTCGGCAGTAACGAGGCGTCTGATTCGCTGGCTGCAGAGATCATCACGCCAGAGATCCG GGAGCGTCTGATTCGACTGCAGCATGAGAATAAGATGTTGAAACTGGCGCAGGAGGGATCAGATAATGAACAGATCGCTCTGCTCAAGAGTTTACTAGAGGACGCCAACAGCAGAAAGAACGAACTGGAGAGTGAGAACAG gaggGTGAATCAGAGGTTATTGACGGGTCAGTCTCAGGTGGAGGAGCTGCAGAAATCTCTTCAGGAACACAGATCTAAATTAGAGGAT TCTGTTTTAATGAAGAGGAAATGCCAAGAGCATCT TGAGAAATTAAGAGACGCCACTAATGAGCTTCAGAAGAAGAGTGCTTTAATTGAAGATCTGGAGAACAAACACACTTCCGGCG CTCGGAAGATTGAAGAATTGGTGGACGCTCTGAAGAAGAAAGATGAAGACATGAGACAGATGGAGGAGAGATACAagaaatacctggagaaagccaAGAGt GTGATCAGGAATCTGGACCCTAAACAGAATCAGGGTTCTGCTCCTGAAGTTCAAGCGCTGAAGAATCAACTGCAGGATAAAGATAGGATGCTGCACTCACtagag AAAGAATATGATAAGACAAAGTGTCAACGAGATCAAGAAGAGAAACTCATTGTATCTGCCTGGTACAACATG ggGATGGCTCTACAGAAGAAAGCAGCAGAAGATCGTTTGGCCAGCACGGGTTCGGGTCAGTCTTTCCTCGCCCGGCAGAGACAGGCCAACAGCACACGCCGGGCGTATCCGAGTCACGTGCAGCCCACCGCAACCAG TGATGTTAAAGCATGA
- the LOC127433226 gene encoding protein Hook homolog 3-like isoform X1: MSALETVDRVELCESLLTWIQTFGVEASCSTVDQLTSGVAMAQVLQKIDVMYFTDAWISRIKPDVGDNWRLKTSNLKKILKGILDYNHEVLGQQITDFTLPDVNLIAEHADAAELGRMLQLILGCAVNCEQKQEYIQSIMMMEESVQHVVMTAIQELMSKEMPVSTGSDSYGDLDRQLKTTVEELNDALAIKEEISQRCHELDMQVAALQEEKGSLLAENQVLMERLNQSDSIEDLNSPAGRRHLQLQTQLEQLQEETFRLEAAKDDYRIRCEELEKELLEVRGQNEELTSLAEEAQSLKDEMDVLRHSSDKVSKLEAQIEVYKKKLEDLGDLRRQVKLLEEKNTSYMQNTVSLEEDLRKANTARGQLETYKRQVVELQNKLSEESKKADKMEFEYKRVKEKVDSLQKEKDRMRTERDSLKDTIEELKCVKAQECQLTSGLVPLGSNEASDSLAAEIITPEIRERLIRLQHENKMLKLAQEGSDNEQIALLKSLLEDANSRKNELESENRRVNQRLLTGQSQVEELQKSLQEHRSKLEDSVLMKRKCQEHLEKLRDATNELQKKSALIEDLENKHTSGARKIEELVDALKKKDEDMRQMEERYKKYLEKAKSVIRNLDPKQNQGSAPEVQALKNQLQDKDRMLHSLEKEYDKTKCQRDQEEKLIVSAWYNMGMALQKKAAEDRLASTGSGQSFLARQRQANSTRRAYPSHVQPTATRFTRAVEHTE; the protein is encoded by the exons ATGAGCGCGCTTGAGACGGTGGATCGAGTTGAGTTGTGTGAAAGTCTCTTGACATGG ATTCAGACGTTTGGTGTGGAGGCGTCATGTTCAACAGTAGATCAGCTCACCAGTGGAGTCGCCATGGCTCAAGTACTGCAGAAAAT TGATGTGATGTATTTCACTGACGCTTGGATCAGTCGTATTAAACCTGATGTCGGGGATAACTGGAGATTAAAG ACCAgtaatttaaagaaaatattgaaAGGTATTCTGGATTATAACCATGAG GTGTTGGGGCAGCAGATCACAGATTTCACTCTTCCAGATGTGAACCTCATCGCAGAACATGCAGACGCAGCTGAATTGGGTCGCATGCTGCAGCTCATCTTAGGCTGCGCTGTTAACTGCGAACAgaaacaag AATACATCCAGAGCATAATGATGATGGAGGAGTCGGTCCAGCACGTCGTCATGACAGCCATCCAAGAG CTGATGAGTAAAGAGATGCCCGTGTCCACAGGAAGTGACTCGTATGGTGACCTGGACAGACAG TTGAAGACGACAGTGGAGGAGTTGAACGATGCGTTGGCCATTAAAGAGGAAATCTCTCAACGCTGTCATGAGCTCGACATGCAG GTGGCAGCTCTACAGGAAGAGAAGGGCAGTCTGTTGGCAGAGAATCAGGTGTTGATGGAGCGTCTCAATCAGTCAGACTCCATTGAGGACCTGAACAGTCCAGCGGGTCGCAGACACCTGCAGCTGCAGACGCAACTAGAACAGCTGCAGGAGGAGACATTCAG gttGGAGGCTGCTAAGGACGATTACCGCATCCGCTGTGAGGAGCTGGAGAAGGAGTTACTGGAGGTCAGAGGTCAGAATGAGGAGTTGACCTCTCTGGCTGAGGAGGCGCAGTCGCTCAAAGATGAGATGGATGTGCTCAG gCACTCGTCTGATAAGGTGTCTAAGCTGGAGGCTCAGATTGAAGTGTACAAGAAGAAGCTGGAGGATCTTGGAGATCTGCGTCGTCAGGTGAAGCTGTTAGAGGAGAAGAACACGAGTTACATGCAGAACACTGTGAGTCTGGAGGAAGATCTGCGCAAGGCCAACACCGCACGAGGACAACTGGAGACGTACAAGAGACAG GTGGTGGAGCTTCAGAACAAACTCTCTGAAGAGTCCAAGAAAGCAGATAAGATGGAGTTTGAGTATAAACGAGTGAAGGAGAAAGTGGACTCGCTTCAGAAGGAGAAAGAC cgtaTGAGGACAGAACGAGACTCTCTGAAGGACACGATTGAAGAGCTGAAGTGTGTTAAAGCTCAAGAGTGTCAGCTGACATCAG GTCTGGTGCCGCTCGGCAGTAACGAGGCGTCTGATTCGCTGGCTGCAGAGATCATCACGCCAGAGATCCG GGAGCGTCTGATTCGACTGCAGCATGAGAATAAGATGTTGAAACTGGCGCAGGAGGGATCAGATAATGAACAGATCGCTCTGCTCAAGAGTTTACTAGAGGACGCCAACAGCAGAAAGAACGAACTGGAGAGTGAGAACAG gaggGTGAATCAGAGGTTATTGACGGGTCAGTCTCAGGTGGAGGAGCTGCAGAAATCTCTTCAGGAACACAGATCTAAATTAGAGGAT TCTGTTTTAATGAAGAGGAAATGCCAAGAGCATCT TGAGAAATTAAGAGACGCCACTAATGAGCTTCAGAAGAAGAGTGCTTTAATTGAAGATCTGGAGAACAAACACACTTCCGGCG CTCGGAAGATTGAAGAATTGGTGGACGCTCTGAAGAAGAAAGATGAAGACATGAGACAGATGGAGGAGAGATACAagaaatacctggagaaagccaAGAGt GTGATCAGGAATCTGGACCCTAAACAGAATCAGGGTTCTGCTCCTGAAGTTCAAGCGCTGAAGAATCAACTGCAGGATAAAGATAGGATGCTGCACTCACtagag AAAGAATATGATAAGACAAAGTGTCAACGAGATCAAGAAGAGAAACTCATTGTATCTGCCTGGTACAACATG ggGATGGCTCTACAGAAGAAAGCAGCAGAAGATCGTTTGGCCAGCACGGGTTCGGGTCAGTCTTTCCTCGCCCGGCAGAGACAGGCCAACAGCACACGCCGGGCGTATCCGAGTCACGTGCAGCCCACCGCAACCAG ATTCACTCGTGCTGTTGAACATACAGAATGA
- the LOC127433226 gene encoding protein Hook homolog 3-like isoform X4 — translation MRNQNTDIQTFGVEASCSTVDQLTSGVAMAQVLQKIDVMYFTDAWISRIKPDVGDNWRLKTSNLKKILKGILDYNHEVLGQQITDFTLPDVNLIAEHADAAELGRMLQLILGCAVNCEQKQEYIQSIMMMEESVQHVVMTAIQELMSKEMPVSTGSDSYGDLDRQLKTTVEELNDALAIKEEISQRCHELDMQVAALQEEKGSLLAENQVLMERLNQSDSIEDLNSPAGRRHLQLQTQLEQLQEETFRLEAAKDDYRIRCEELEKELLEVRGQNEELTSLAEEAQSLKDEMDVLRHSSDKVSKLEAQIEVYKKKLEDLGDLRRQVKLLEEKNTSYMQNTVSLEEDLRKANTARGQLETYKRQVVELQNKLSEESKKADKMEFEYKRVKEKVDSLQKEKDRMRTERDSLKDTIEELKCVKAQECQLTSGLVPLGSNEASDSLAAEIITPEIRERLIRLQHENKMLKLAQEGSDNEQIALLKSLLEDANSRKNELESENRRVNQRLLTGQSQVEELQKSLQEHRSKLEDSVLMKRKCQEHLEKLRDATNELQKKSALIEDLENKHTSGARKIEELVDALKKKDEDMRQMEERYKKYLEKAKSVIRNLDPKQNQGSAPEVQALKNQLQDKDRMLHSLEKEYDKTKCQRDQEEKLIVSAWYNMGMALQKKAAEDRLASTGSGQSFLARQRQANSTRRAYPSHVQPTATRFTRAVEHTE, via the exons ATGAGGAACCAGAACACTGAT ATTCAGACGTTTGGTGTGGAGGCGTCATGTTCAACAGTAGATCAGCTCACCAGTGGAGTCGCCATGGCTCAAGTACTGCAGAAAAT TGATGTGATGTATTTCACTGACGCTTGGATCAGTCGTATTAAACCTGATGTCGGGGATAACTGGAGATTAAAG ACCAgtaatttaaagaaaatattgaaAGGTATTCTGGATTATAACCATGAG GTGTTGGGGCAGCAGATCACAGATTTCACTCTTCCAGATGTGAACCTCATCGCAGAACATGCAGACGCAGCTGAATTGGGTCGCATGCTGCAGCTCATCTTAGGCTGCGCTGTTAACTGCGAACAgaaacaag AATACATCCAGAGCATAATGATGATGGAGGAGTCGGTCCAGCACGTCGTCATGACAGCCATCCAAGAG CTGATGAGTAAAGAGATGCCCGTGTCCACAGGAAGTGACTCGTATGGTGACCTGGACAGACAG TTGAAGACGACAGTGGAGGAGTTGAACGATGCGTTGGCCATTAAAGAGGAAATCTCTCAACGCTGTCATGAGCTCGACATGCAG GTGGCAGCTCTACAGGAAGAGAAGGGCAGTCTGTTGGCAGAGAATCAGGTGTTGATGGAGCGTCTCAATCAGTCAGACTCCATTGAGGACCTGAACAGTCCAGCGGGTCGCAGACACCTGCAGCTGCAGACGCAACTAGAACAGCTGCAGGAGGAGACATTCAG gttGGAGGCTGCTAAGGACGATTACCGCATCCGCTGTGAGGAGCTGGAGAAGGAGTTACTGGAGGTCAGAGGTCAGAATGAGGAGTTGACCTCTCTGGCTGAGGAGGCGCAGTCGCTCAAAGATGAGATGGATGTGCTCAG gCACTCGTCTGATAAGGTGTCTAAGCTGGAGGCTCAGATTGAAGTGTACAAGAAGAAGCTGGAGGATCTTGGAGATCTGCGTCGTCAGGTGAAGCTGTTAGAGGAGAAGAACACGAGTTACATGCAGAACACTGTGAGTCTGGAGGAAGATCTGCGCAAGGCCAACACCGCACGAGGACAACTGGAGACGTACAAGAGACAG GTGGTGGAGCTTCAGAACAAACTCTCTGAAGAGTCCAAGAAAGCAGATAAGATGGAGTTTGAGTATAAACGAGTGAAGGAGAAAGTGGACTCGCTTCAGAAGGAGAAAGAC cgtaTGAGGACAGAACGAGACTCTCTGAAGGACACGATTGAAGAGCTGAAGTGTGTTAAAGCTCAAGAGTGTCAGCTGACATCAG GTCTGGTGCCGCTCGGCAGTAACGAGGCGTCTGATTCGCTGGCTGCAGAGATCATCACGCCAGAGATCCG GGAGCGTCTGATTCGACTGCAGCATGAGAATAAGATGTTGAAACTGGCGCAGGAGGGATCAGATAATGAACAGATCGCTCTGCTCAAGAGTTTACTAGAGGACGCCAACAGCAGAAAGAACGAACTGGAGAGTGAGAACAG gaggGTGAATCAGAGGTTATTGACGGGTCAGTCTCAGGTGGAGGAGCTGCAGAAATCTCTTCAGGAACACAGATCTAAATTAGAGGAT TCTGTTTTAATGAAGAGGAAATGCCAAGAGCATCT TGAGAAATTAAGAGACGCCACTAATGAGCTTCAGAAGAAGAGTGCTTTAATTGAAGATCTGGAGAACAAACACACTTCCGGCG CTCGGAAGATTGAAGAATTGGTGGACGCTCTGAAGAAGAAAGATGAAGACATGAGACAGATGGAGGAGAGATACAagaaatacctggagaaagccaAGAGt GTGATCAGGAATCTGGACCCTAAACAGAATCAGGGTTCTGCTCCTGAAGTTCAAGCGCTGAAGAATCAACTGCAGGATAAAGATAGGATGCTGCACTCACtagag AAAGAATATGATAAGACAAAGTGTCAACGAGATCAAGAAGAGAAACTCATTGTATCTGCCTGGTACAACATG ggGATGGCTCTACAGAAGAAAGCAGCAGAAGATCGTTTGGCCAGCACGGGTTCGGGTCAGTCTTTCCTCGCCCGGCAGAGACAGGCCAACAGCACACGCCGGGCGTATCCGAGTCACGTGCAGCCCACCGCAACCAG ATTCACTCGTGCTGTTGAACATACAGAATGA
- the LOC127433226 gene encoding protein Hook homolog 3-like isoform X3, producing the protein MSALETVDRVELCESLLTWIQTFGVEASCSTVDQLTSGVAMAQVLQKIDVMYFTDAWISRIKPDVGDNWRLKTSNLKKILKGILDYNHEVLGQQITDFTLPDVNLIAEHADAAELGRMLQLILGCAVNCEQKQEYIQSIMMMEESVQHVVMTAIQELMSKEMPVSTGSDSYGDLDRQLKTTVEELNDALAIKEEISQRCHELDMQVAALQEEKGSLLAENQVLMERLNQSDSIEDLNSPAGRRHLQLQTQLEQLQEETFRLEAAKDDYRIRCEELEKELLEVRGQNEELTSLAEEAQSLKDEMDVLRHSSDKVSKLEAQIEVYKKKLEDLGDLRRQVKLLEEKNTSYMQNTVSLEEDLRKANTARGQLETYKRQVVELQNKLSEESKKADKMEFEYKRVKEKVDSLQKEKDRMRTERDSLKDTIEELKCVKAQECQLTSGLVPLGSNEASDSLAAEIITPEIRERLIRLQHENKMLKLAQEGSDNEQIALLKSLLEDANSRKNELESENRRVNQRLLTGQSQVEELQKSLQEHRSKLEDSVLMKRKCQEHLEKLRDATNELQKKSALIEDLENKHTSGARKIEELVDALKKKDEDMRQMEERYKKYLEKAKSVIRNLDPKQNQGSAPEVQALKNQLQDKDRMLHSLEKEYDKTKCQRDQEEKLIVSAWYNMGMALQKKAAEDRLASTGSGQSFLARQRQANSTRRAYPSHVQPTATR; encoded by the exons ATGAGCGCGCTTGAGACGGTGGATCGAGTTGAGTTGTGTGAAAGTCTCTTGACATGG ATTCAGACGTTTGGTGTGGAGGCGTCATGTTCAACAGTAGATCAGCTCACCAGTGGAGTCGCCATGGCTCAAGTACTGCAGAAAAT TGATGTGATGTATTTCACTGACGCTTGGATCAGTCGTATTAAACCTGATGTCGGGGATAACTGGAGATTAAAG ACCAgtaatttaaagaaaatattgaaAGGTATTCTGGATTATAACCATGAG GTGTTGGGGCAGCAGATCACAGATTTCACTCTTCCAGATGTGAACCTCATCGCAGAACATGCAGACGCAGCTGAATTGGGTCGCATGCTGCAGCTCATCTTAGGCTGCGCTGTTAACTGCGAACAgaaacaag AATACATCCAGAGCATAATGATGATGGAGGAGTCGGTCCAGCACGTCGTCATGACAGCCATCCAAGAG CTGATGAGTAAAGAGATGCCCGTGTCCACAGGAAGTGACTCGTATGGTGACCTGGACAGACAG TTGAAGACGACAGTGGAGGAGTTGAACGATGCGTTGGCCATTAAAGAGGAAATCTCTCAACGCTGTCATGAGCTCGACATGCAG GTGGCAGCTCTACAGGAAGAGAAGGGCAGTCTGTTGGCAGAGAATCAGGTGTTGATGGAGCGTCTCAATCAGTCAGACTCCATTGAGGACCTGAACAGTCCAGCGGGTCGCAGACACCTGCAGCTGCAGACGCAACTAGAACAGCTGCAGGAGGAGACATTCAG gttGGAGGCTGCTAAGGACGATTACCGCATCCGCTGTGAGGAGCTGGAGAAGGAGTTACTGGAGGTCAGAGGTCAGAATGAGGAGTTGACCTCTCTGGCTGAGGAGGCGCAGTCGCTCAAAGATGAGATGGATGTGCTCAG gCACTCGTCTGATAAGGTGTCTAAGCTGGAGGCTCAGATTGAAGTGTACAAGAAGAAGCTGGAGGATCTTGGAGATCTGCGTCGTCAGGTGAAGCTGTTAGAGGAGAAGAACACGAGTTACATGCAGAACACTGTGAGTCTGGAGGAAGATCTGCGCAAGGCCAACACCGCACGAGGACAACTGGAGACGTACAAGAGACAG GTGGTGGAGCTTCAGAACAAACTCTCTGAAGAGTCCAAGAAAGCAGATAAGATGGAGTTTGAGTATAAACGAGTGAAGGAGAAAGTGGACTCGCTTCAGAAGGAGAAAGAC cgtaTGAGGACAGAACGAGACTCTCTGAAGGACACGATTGAAGAGCTGAAGTGTGTTAAAGCTCAAGAGTGTCAGCTGACATCAG GTCTGGTGCCGCTCGGCAGTAACGAGGCGTCTGATTCGCTGGCTGCAGAGATCATCACGCCAGAGATCCG GGAGCGTCTGATTCGACTGCAGCATGAGAATAAGATGTTGAAACTGGCGCAGGAGGGATCAGATAATGAACAGATCGCTCTGCTCAAGAGTTTACTAGAGGACGCCAACAGCAGAAAGAACGAACTGGAGAGTGAGAACAG gaggGTGAATCAGAGGTTATTGACGGGTCAGTCTCAGGTGGAGGAGCTGCAGAAATCTCTTCAGGAACACAGATCTAAATTAGAGGAT TCTGTTTTAATGAAGAGGAAATGCCAAGAGCATCT TGAGAAATTAAGAGACGCCACTAATGAGCTTCAGAAGAAGAGTGCTTTAATTGAAGATCTGGAGAACAAACACACTTCCGGCG CTCGGAAGATTGAAGAATTGGTGGACGCTCTGAAGAAGAAAGATGAAGACATGAGACAGATGGAGGAGAGATACAagaaatacctggagaaagccaAGAGt GTGATCAGGAATCTGGACCCTAAACAGAATCAGGGTTCTGCTCCTGAAGTTCAAGCGCTGAAGAATCAACTGCAGGATAAAGATAGGATGCTGCACTCACtagag AAAGAATATGATAAGACAAAGTGTCAACGAGATCAAGAAGAGAAACTCATTGTATCTGCCTGGTACAACATG ggGATGGCTCTACAGAAGAAAGCAGCAGAAGATCGTTTGGCCAGCACGGGTTCGGGTCAGTCTTTCCTCGCCCGGCAGAGACAGGCCAACAGCACACGCCGGGCGTATCCGAGTCACGTGCAGCCCACCGCAACCAGGTAG
- the LOC127433226 gene encoding protein Hook homolog 3-like isoform X5 — translation MAQVLQKIDVMYFTDAWISRIKPDVGDNWRLKTSNLKKILKGILDYNHEVLGQQITDFTLPDVNLIAEHADAAELGRMLQLILGCAVNCEQKQEYIQSIMMMEESVQHVVMTAIQELMSKEMPVSTGSDSYGDLDRQLKTTVEELNDALAIKEEISQRCHELDMQVAALQEEKGSLLAENQVLMERLNQSDSIEDLNSPAGRRHLQLQTQLEQLQEETFRLEAAKDDYRIRCEELEKELLEVRGQNEELTSLAEEAQSLKDEMDVLRHSSDKVSKLEAQIEVYKKKLEDLGDLRRQVKLLEEKNTSYMQNTVSLEEDLRKANTARGQLETYKRQVVELQNKLSEESKKADKMEFEYKRVKEKVDSLQKEKDRMRTERDSLKDTIEELKCVKAQECQLTSGLVPLGSNEASDSLAAEIITPEIRERLIRLQHENKMLKLAQEGSDNEQIALLKSLLEDANSRKNELESENRRVNQRLLTGQSQVEELQKSLQEHRSKLEDSVLMKRKCQEHLEKLRDATNELQKKSALIEDLENKHTSGARKIEELVDALKKKDEDMRQMEERYKKYLEKAKSVIRNLDPKQNQGSAPEVQALKNQLQDKDRMLHSLEKEYDKTKCQRDQEEKLIVSAWYNMGMALQKKAAEDRLASTGSGQSFLARQRQANSTRRAYPSHVQPTATRFTRAVEHTE, via the exons ATGGCTCAAGTACTGCAGAAAAT TGATGTGATGTATTTCACTGACGCTTGGATCAGTCGTATTAAACCTGATGTCGGGGATAACTGGAGATTAAAG ACCAgtaatttaaagaaaatattgaaAGGTATTCTGGATTATAACCATGAG GTGTTGGGGCAGCAGATCACAGATTTCACTCTTCCAGATGTGAACCTCATCGCAGAACATGCAGACGCAGCTGAATTGGGTCGCATGCTGCAGCTCATCTTAGGCTGCGCTGTTAACTGCGAACAgaaacaag AATACATCCAGAGCATAATGATGATGGAGGAGTCGGTCCAGCACGTCGTCATGACAGCCATCCAAGAG CTGATGAGTAAAGAGATGCCCGTGTCCACAGGAAGTGACTCGTATGGTGACCTGGACAGACAG TTGAAGACGACAGTGGAGGAGTTGAACGATGCGTTGGCCATTAAAGAGGAAATCTCTCAACGCTGTCATGAGCTCGACATGCAG GTGGCAGCTCTACAGGAAGAGAAGGGCAGTCTGTTGGCAGAGAATCAGGTGTTGATGGAGCGTCTCAATCAGTCAGACTCCATTGAGGACCTGAACAGTCCAGCGGGTCGCAGACACCTGCAGCTGCAGACGCAACTAGAACAGCTGCAGGAGGAGACATTCAG gttGGAGGCTGCTAAGGACGATTACCGCATCCGCTGTGAGGAGCTGGAGAAGGAGTTACTGGAGGTCAGAGGTCAGAATGAGGAGTTGACCTCTCTGGCTGAGGAGGCGCAGTCGCTCAAAGATGAGATGGATGTGCTCAG gCACTCGTCTGATAAGGTGTCTAAGCTGGAGGCTCAGATTGAAGTGTACAAGAAGAAGCTGGAGGATCTTGGAGATCTGCGTCGTCAGGTGAAGCTGTTAGAGGAGAAGAACACGAGTTACATGCAGAACACTGTGAGTCTGGAGGAAGATCTGCGCAAGGCCAACACCGCACGAGGACAACTGGAGACGTACAAGAGACAG GTGGTGGAGCTTCAGAACAAACTCTCTGAAGAGTCCAAGAAAGCAGATAAGATGGAGTTTGAGTATAAACGAGTGAAGGAGAAAGTGGACTCGCTTCAGAAGGAGAAAGAC cgtaTGAGGACAGAACGAGACTCTCTGAAGGACACGATTGAAGAGCTGAAGTGTGTTAAAGCTCAAGAGTGTCAGCTGACATCAG GTCTGGTGCCGCTCGGCAGTAACGAGGCGTCTGATTCGCTGGCTGCAGAGATCATCACGCCAGAGATCCG GGAGCGTCTGATTCGACTGCAGCATGAGAATAAGATGTTGAAACTGGCGCAGGAGGGATCAGATAATGAACAGATCGCTCTGCTCAAGAGTTTACTAGAGGACGCCAACAGCAGAAAGAACGAACTGGAGAGTGAGAACAG gaggGTGAATCAGAGGTTATTGACGGGTCAGTCTCAGGTGGAGGAGCTGCAGAAATCTCTTCAGGAACACAGATCTAAATTAGAGGAT TCTGTTTTAATGAAGAGGAAATGCCAAGAGCATCT TGAGAAATTAAGAGACGCCACTAATGAGCTTCAGAAGAAGAGTGCTTTAATTGAAGATCTGGAGAACAAACACACTTCCGGCG CTCGGAAGATTGAAGAATTGGTGGACGCTCTGAAGAAGAAAGATGAAGACATGAGACAGATGGAGGAGAGATACAagaaatacctggagaaagccaAGAGt GTGATCAGGAATCTGGACCCTAAACAGAATCAGGGTTCTGCTCCTGAAGTTCAAGCGCTGAAGAATCAACTGCAGGATAAAGATAGGATGCTGCACTCACtagag AAAGAATATGATAAGACAAAGTGTCAACGAGATCAAGAAGAGAAACTCATTGTATCTGCCTGGTACAACATG ggGATGGCTCTACAGAAGAAAGCAGCAGAAGATCGTTTGGCCAGCACGGGTTCGGGTCAGTCTTTCCTCGCCCGGCAGAGACAGGCCAACAGCACACGCCGGGCGTATCCGAGTCACGTGCAGCCCACCGCAACCAG ATTCACTCGTGCTGTTGAACATACAGAATGA